A single genomic interval of Natranaerovirga pectinivora harbors:
- a CDS encoding VOC family protein, with protein MKFSFSTLFVKDIEESVQFYQEIVGIPIKSRLSPAPNLNIVFMGDDEAQIELIQDSNKKIINIGSDISWGFTVNSVEEVYEFVKKQNVTILSDIIQPKPSVKYFFIEDPNGMKIQFVETNT; from the coding sequence ATGAAATTTTCTTTTAGTACATTATTTGTTAAGGATATAGAAGAATCAGTTCAATTTTATCAGGAGATTGTAGGGATACCAATAAAAAGCCGTTTAAGTCCTGCTCCTAATCTTAACATTGTTTTTATGGGAGATGATGAAGCGCAAATAGAACTCATACAGGATAGCAATAAAAAAATCATCAACATTGGGTCAGATATATCTTGGGGATTTACTGTGAATTCTGTTGAAGAAGTGTATGAATTTGTAAAAAAACAGAATGTTACCATTCTATCAGATATTATTCAACCCAAGCCATCGGTTAAATATTTTTTTATCGAGGATCCAAATGGGATGAAGATACAATTTGTGGAAACTAATACGTAG